Genomic segment of Iocasia fonsfrigidae:
AGTAGTTAACTTTGTATAAGAAGTGATTCTAAGAAAACATTAATGATTGTTGATTAAGTCTGGATGGCCGTTAGCCCAATTTATTAATATAAATATTTAAATAGGTTTGTAGAGTAATTTTGTTTAAAAAAGGTGGTGTTAAGGTGGCTGAGAAAAGAGATTATTATGAGATATTGGGTTTGAGTCGTGAGGCTGATGAGAGTGAGATTAAAAAGGCCTATCGTAAGAAGGCCAGGAAATTACACCCTGATGTTAATAAAGATGACCCCAATGCGGAAGAAAAGTTTAAAGAACTATCAGAGGCTTATGAAATATTGAGTGACCCTAATAAAAGGGCACGTTATGATCAGTATGGTCATTCCGGGATAAATGATAATGATTTTAATTTTGATGACTTTGCCCGTGGTGGTTTTGGTGGGTTTGAAGACATGTCTGATATTTTTGATATGTTTTTTGGTGGTGGTATGGGAGGTAGACGTCGTGGCCCACAGAGGGGTTCAGACCTGCAGTACCGTTTGACTATAGATTTTGAAAAGGCTGTTTTTGGTGGGAGTGAAGAGATAAGTATACCCAGGACTGAGACCTGTGATACATGTCATGGTTCAGGGGCTAAACCAGGTAGTAAGGCTAAAACCTGTCCACAGTGTAATGGAAATGGCCAGGTCAGGACTTCACAGCAGACACCTTTTGGTCATTTTACCCAGACAAGGGTTTGTGATAAATGTGGGGGTACTGGTAAGGTTATAGATAATCCCTGTTCAAATTGTCATGGTCAAGGAAAGGTCAGGAAAAGGAGAAAGATTACAGTTAATATCCCTGCTGGGGTCTCGAATGGGAATAAATTAAGAATGTCTGGTGAGGGTGAGGCTGGTGATCATGGTGCAAGAAATGGTGATTTATATATTGTAATTCAGGTCAAAGAACATAAAATCTTCAAACGCAAACAAGATAATATTTATTGTGAGGTACCAATTAATTTTGTTCAGGCTATACTTGGTGATGAGATTGAAGTACCTACACTGGAAGGGAAGGTTAAGTTTACTATTCCAGAAGGTACTCAACCTGGTACTACTTTTAGATTGAAGAACAAAGGTATTGCACATCTTAATAGTTACGGTAGGGGAGATGAGTACATTAAGGTAAAGGTAGTGATTCCTAAAACCCTTAGTGAAAAACAGAAGAAGATCTTAATGGAATTTGCTGAGGAATCTGGTGAAGAGATTAATCCTGAACACAAAAGCTGGCTGGAGAAAGTAAGGGATGTTCTTGGGGTGTGATAAATGAACTGGCAGGAAGTAAGGGTTGAAATAGCTAAGGAGGCAGCTGAGGCAGTTGCCCATTATCTACAGGAAAATAGTAAACATGGTGTAGTAATTAAAGAGAATGATGAATATATGGAAATTACTGCTTATTATCCAGCTGATGATAGTTTTTCAGAAAATCTAAGGGATTTAAAGGAATGGGTTAAAAATTTGAAGAAATTCGGTCTTGAGACTGGTAAAGTGAAGTACCAGTTACAATTAACAGCAGAAGAAGACTGGTCTACAAGCTGGCAATCTTTTTTTAAGTCGCTTTATCTGGGTGATAGGTTTTTAATATGTCCTGGTTGGGAAGATTGTGATGATAAAGAACGTATTATTATTAAAATAGACCCGGGTATGGCTTTTGGAGTAGGTAGTCATGAAACTACAGAATTATCTATACAACTCCTGGAAAAGTATATAGGTAATAAGACAGTTAAAATGCTCGATATTGGTACGGGGACAGGGATATTATCTATTGTTGCTGCCTATCTTGGTGTTAATAATATTTTAGGGATAGATATTGATAAAGCAGCAGTTAAGGCTGCTAGAGAGAATATTGTAATAAATAATGTTAGTGACAGTGTTACGGTAATCCAGGGGGATCTTACTGAGAGCTTAAGTGTTAAATTTCCATTGATTATCGCTAATTTATTACCAGATATTATAGAAAGACTCTTAAAAACAGTCGTTTCTTTAATGGAAAAAGATGGTCTTTTAATATTATCAGGAATTATTAGTAATAAAGAAGATAAAATTATAAATTTAGCCCGTGGAGAGGGATTAACAGTGATTGAGCAATGTTCCTTAGGGGAATGGGTTAGCCTGGTATTAAGGAAGGATTGATATTATGCACAGATTTTTTGTAGATAAGGATGATATTGATGGTAGTGTGGTTAGAATCACAGGAAGTGATTTTAACCACCTTTCTCATTCACTAAGATTAGCCCCAGAGGATAAGATAATTGTCTCTAATGGGGACGGCTGGGATTATCTTGTTGAACTACAAAATTTTAGTGATCAATCTGTTAAAGGCAGGATTATAAATAAGGAAAAAAACCGTTCTGAACCTTTATTAGATATAACAATAGCCCAGGCTATTCCTAAAAAGACTAATATGGATTATATTATTCAAAAATGTACTGAACTTGGGGTGAAAAATTTTATACCCCTGGATACTACTAGAACTATTGTTAAGTTAAAAGGGAGAAAAGAAGAAAAGAGAGTAAATAGGTGGCAGAAAATAGCCAGAGAAGCTGCTAAACAAGCCGGCAGGGGTATGATACCAACTGTTGCCAGGGTACATAAATTAAGGGATTTAGTAAAATATAAAGATAAATATAATTTAATTATCATACCATGGGAAGAAGAGAAGTCTTGCTCACTTATTAACCTAAAGGACAAAATAAGGGCAGTAGATAAGAGGGTACTAATAATTATTGGTCCTGAAGGGGGGTTTTCTGCTGAAGAAGTAGCAAGTATTACTAAGATAGGTGGAATATCAATTACTTTGGGACCTAGAATTTTACGGACTGAAACGGCTGGTTTAGTTACTGCTACTGTAGTACTATATGAGACAAATGATTTAGGGGGAAATTAATATGGCAACAGTAGCCTTCCATACACTGGGGTGTAAAGTTAACCACTATGAATCTGAAGCTATGATGGATCTCTTTAAAGATAAGGGCTATCAACTTGTTGATTTTAATGATAGGGCTGATATATATGTTGTAAATACATGTACTGTTACTAATGAAGCAGCCCGTAAATCGAGGCAGCTTGCCAGGAGGGCTAAGAGAAATAACCCGGTAGCAACTGTAGTAATGGTTGGTTGTTATACCCAGGTTTCACCGGATGAGGTTAGTAATATTGAGGAAATAGATTTAGTAATTGGGACTTCTAAGAGGCTTGATATTGTTAGAATGGTTGAGGAAGTGAGGTCTAACAGTAATTTCACTG
This window contains:
- the dnaJ gene encoding molecular chaperone DnaJ; this encodes MAEKRDYYEILGLSREADESEIKKAYRKKARKLHPDVNKDDPNAEEKFKELSEAYEILSDPNKRARYDQYGHSGINDNDFNFDDFARGGFGGFEDMSDIFDMFFGGGMGGRRRGPQRGSDLQYRLTIDFEKAVFGGSEEISIPRTETCDTCHGSGAKPGSKAKTCPQCNGNGQVRTSQQTPFGHFTQTRVCDKCGGTGKVIDNPCSNCHGQGKVRKRRKITVNIPAGVSNGNKLRMSGEGEAGDHGARNGDLYIVIQVKEHKIFKRKQDNIYCEVPINFVQAILGDEIEVPTLEGKVKFTIPEGTQPGTTFRLKNKGIAHLNSYGRGDEYIKVKVVIPKTLSEKQKKILMEFAEESGEEINPEHKSWLEKVRDVLGV
- the prmA gene encoding 50S ribosomal protein L11 methyltransferase gives rise to the protein MNWQEVRVEIAKEAAEAVAHYLQENSKHGVVIKENDEYMEITAYYPADDSFSENLRDLKEWVKNLKKFGLETGKVKYQLQLTAEEDWSTSWQSFFKSLYLGDRFLICPGWEDCDDKERIIIKIDPGMAFGVGSHETTELSIQLLEKYIGNKTVKMLDIGTGTGILSIVAAYLGVNNILGIDIDKAAVKAARENIVINNVSDSVTVIQGDLTESLSVKFPLIIANLLPDIIERLLKTVVSLMEKDGLLILSGIISNKEDKIINLARGEGLTVIEQCSLGEWVSLVLRKD
- a CDS encoding 16S rRNA (uracil(1498)-N(3))-methyltransferase, producing the protein MHRFFVDKDDIDGSVVRITGSDFNHLSHSLRLAPEDKIIVSNGDGWDYLVELQNFSDQSVKGRIINKEKNRSEPLLDITIAQAIPKKTNMDYIIQKCTELGVKNFIPLDTTRTIVKLKGRKEEKRVNRWQKIAREAAKQAGRGMIPTVARVHKLRDLVKYKDKYNLIIIPWEEEKSCSLINLKDKIRAVDKRVLIIIGPEGGFSAEEVASITKIGGISITLGPRILRTETAGLVTATVVLYETNDLGGN